In Methanosarcina siciliae T4/M, one genomic interval encodes:
- a CDS encoding class I SAM-dependent methyltransferase, producing MTPAKPAKNATPHPPEDYDVRISDLLPYYSFFHKETLNFVKSFPSSPKVWMDTGCGTGTLVNKAIEEFPDTKFLLLDPSEGMLNQAREKLSSCPAKRLEFLKASPTQKFSQKLEEKPDVITAIQCHHSLNRKARTKATKVCYDLLKEGGVYITFENIRPLTEEGIGIGKRYWGYFQLTHGRSEEEIEAHLKRFDTEYFPITVEEHLELLRKTGFRTVELFWYSYMQAGFYCIK from the coding sequence ATGACTCCTGCAAAACCTGCCAAGAACGCAACTCCTCATCCCCCTGAAGATTACGATGTCCGAATATCCGATTTGCTCCCATACTACTCTTTTTTTCATAAGGAAACTCTCAATTTCGTCAAATCATTTCCTTCCAGCCCTAAAGTGTGGATGGATACCGGATGCGGGACAGGGACCCTGGTCAATAAGGCAATTGAGGAATTTCCCGATACAAAATTTCTATTACTTGACCCTTCGGAAGGCATGCTGAATCAGGCAAGGGAGAAATTATCTTCCTGCCCTGCCAAAAGACTGGAATTTCTGAAGGCTTCCCCTACCCAGAAGTTCTCCCAAAAATTAGAGGAAAAACCGGATGTTATAACTGCTATACAATGCCACCACTCCCTTAACCGCAAAGCCAGGACAAAAGCCACAAAGGTATGTTATGATCTGCTTAAGGAAGGCGGAGTTTACATAACCTTCGAGAACATAAGGCCGCTAACAGAAGAGGGCATTGGTATAGGAAAAAGATACTGGGGCTACTTTCAGTTAACACACGGCAGGAGTGAGGAAGAAATAGAAGCTCATCTAAAACGTTTCGATACAGAATATTTCCCCATAACTGTGGAAGAACACCTGGAACTGTTGAGAAAAACAGGATTCAGAACCGTGGAGTTGTTCTGGTACTCTTACATGCAGGCCGGGTTTTACTGTATTAAATAA
- a CDS encoding hydantoinase/oxoprolinase family protein, with amino-acid sequence MHYSLGIDAGGTYTDAVLVKDSDGEIVDSNKALTTYPDPLSGIKSVIDSLNPEYLENVRLVSVSTTLSTNTILEGTGFPVALILIGDHPLEKELPTGYVLFASGGHNHNGEEVSPLDLEAIEKFSLRVRDKVSAFAISSYFSTRNPEHELKARDSILELTGLPAVCGHELSQELGAYERAVTAFLNAQLIPITRQFVQSIIADIRKRGINAQLLMLKCDGSVVGIKDALQKPIETIFSGPAASLVGASYLSGLKTCAVVDVGGTSTDISSICMGVPDLSDEGAVVGGWKTRVRAIRMETTATGGDSHIWTVNKELFLGPRRVVPLAVAAALYPGFLNSLQRAPLPAREDLCENIQPTKFFVRSGYQAGGLSKAEAEVLGAIGEEPVSVPEIKALIRKDLLPQTLDSLIKKRLVQAIGFTPTDALHVLGDYTAWNEEASRIGAERLARLMRMPPGEFCTAVKKRVARNMSLHLLSYILQGVPYTAVEKILDGNYPAKFKLGIPVVLLGGPVRAYREELKEFIDAEILVPEHAEVGNAVGALAGKGIKRVEILIRPASLMSPDKDFLVFAPGRRLRFDVYVEALNAATELGKKLVEDYMKDCGLSGNQVKISIEKKTISPEGWNYPPMETNLLIMGVGMRGLST; translated from the coding sequence ATGCATTACAGCCTTGGGATTGATGCAGGGGGCACTTACACCGATGCAGTGCTCGTAAAGGATTCGGATGGAGAGATTGTAGATTCAAATAAAGCTCTGACAACCTATCCAGACCCCCTTTCCGGCATCAAGAGCGTAATTGATAGCCTTAATCCGGAATATCTCGAAAACGTAAGACTGGTATCGGTCTCAACGACTCTCTCCACAAATACTATCCTTGAAGGAACAGGTTTTCCCGTAGCTCTGATCCTTATAGGGGACCATCCCCTTGAAAAAGAACTGCCCACAGGATACGTGCTCTTTGCCAGTGGAGGGCATAACCACAACGGAGAAGAGGTATCTCCTCTCGACCTGGAAGCAATTGAAAAATTTTCCCTGCGAGTAAGGGATAAAGTATCAGCTTTTGCAATCTCTTCCTATTTCAGCACTCGAAACCCTGAACACGAACTTAAAGCAAGGGATTCCATACTTGAGCTTACAGGACTTCCTGCGGTTTGCGGGCACGAACTCTCACAGGAACTGGGCGCTTACGAAAGGGCAGTTACAGCTTTCCTGAACGCTCAGCTGATTCCCATAACCCGGCAGTTTGTCCAGTCCATTATTGCAGATATCAGAAAAAGGGGGATCAATGCCCAGCTTCTCATGCTCAAATGCGACGGATCGGTTGTCGGGATAAAAGATGCCCTGCAAAAACCGATAGAAACCATATTTTCAGGCCCTGCAGCGAGCCTTGTGGGCGCATCTTACCTTTCAGGGCTGAAGACATGTGCGGTTGTGGATGTGGGTGGAACAAGTACCGATATCTCCTCGATCTGTATGGGAGTCCCTGACCTGAGCGACGAAGGGGCGGTTGTGGGCGGCTGGAAGACGCGGGTCCGGGCAATCAGGATGGAGACAACCGCTACAGGGGGAGACAGCCATATCTGGACAGTGAACAAGGAACTTTTCCTCGGCCCTCGCCGAGTCGTCCCCCTGGCAGTAGCTGCAGCTCTGTACCCAGGTTTCCTGAATTCCCTCCAAAGGGCTCCCTTGCCTGCCAGAGAAGACCTCTGCGAAAATATCCAACCCACAAAGTTTTTTGTCAGGTCGGGCTACCAGGCAGGCGGACTTAGCAAAGCCGAAGCCGAAGTGCTTGGAGCGATTGGAGAAGAACCTGTTTCCGTGCCTGAGATCAAAGCCCTTATCAGAAAAGATCTTCTTCCTCAGACCCTTGATTCCCTTATTAAAAAGCGCCTTGTCCAGGCAATTGGATTTACTCCCACTGATGCTCTGCATGTACTCGGAGATTATACTGCCTGGAATGAAGAAGCTTCCAGAATCGGGGCTGAAAGGCTTGCAAGGCTCATGCGCATGCCACCCGGAGAATTCTGTACTGCCGTAAAAAAGAGGGTTGCAAGGAACATGTCACTTCACCTCCTCTCATATATTCTGCAGGGAGTGCCGTACACAGCCGTTGAAAAAATCCTGGACGGAAACTACCCTGCAAAGTTCAAGCTCGGAATCCCCGTTGTCCTGCTCGGAGGACCTGTTCGGGCTTACCGGGAAGAACTCAAGGAATTCATAGATGCTGAAATTCTTGTACCCGAACATGCCGAGGTAGGAAACGCAGTAGGAGCCCTTGCGGGGAAAGGTATCAAAAGGGTGGAAATTCTGATAAGGCCTGCAAGCCTGATGTCTCCTGACAAGGATTTCCTGGTCTTTGCCCCAGGCAGGAGGCTGAGGTTTGATGTTTATGTAGAAGCTCTTAACGCAGCAACGGAACTCGGGAAAAAGCTCGTTGAGGACTATATGAAAGACTGTGGTCTCAGCGGAAACCAGGTCAAAATTTCTATTGAGAAAAAGACCATTTCCCCTGAAGGCTGGAACTATCCCCCGATGGAAACAAACCTGCTAATAATGGGAGTAGGAATGCGGGGGCTTTCCACCTGA
- a CDS encoding metallophosphoesterase family protein, which translates to MGYGPDPDKCKELLRKKNTLTLRNHDNAVAFKADCQCGYRYKHLPIATREYTWGVLDQSQMEYLRKLPLVVREEINGKKLFFIHAGHHPIFEYIKPETPGEAIMAMLADPMEPVDV; encoded by the coding sequence GTGGGTTACGGACCTGACCCGGACAAATGCAAAGAGCTCCTGCGAAAAAAGAACACCCTGACTCTCAGGAACCACGACAACGCCGTTGCTTTCAAAGCAGACTGCCAGTGCGGATACAGGTACAAACATCTCCCGATTGCAACGCGAGAATACACGTGGGGAGTTCTCGATCAGTCCCAGATGGAATACCTGCGGAAGCTCCCTCTTGTCGTCAGGGAAGAGATCAACGGAAAGAAGCTCTTTTTTATCCATGCGGGCCACCATCCCATATTCGAGTATATAAAGCCCGAGACCCCTGGCGAAGCTATTATGGCAATGCTTGCAGACCCGATGGAACCTGTTGATGTCTAA
- a CDS encoding putative zinc-binding protein has product METIESTKKDQKELLKNRTTETENPSGKRKNTLIFACSGLSNTGKLTMQAASALAFRRPDMYRAAAAHKGAEAAEDAASEGFRIFALDGCTDRCATKKLEEAGMQAEVYLMVTELGIEKTRPSDVKPEYVEKIIRAIRNA; this is encoded by the coding sequence ATGGAAACAATAGAATCGACAAAAAAGGATCAAAAAGAACTACTGAAAAACAGAACTACTGAAACGGAGAATCCTTCGGGAAAAAGGAAAAACACCCTGATTTTTGCCTGCTCGGGCCTCTCGAACACCGGAAAACTGACCATGCAGGCAGCGTCAGCTCTCGCTTTCAGGAGGCCGGACATGTACCGGGCTGCTGCTGCTCACAAAGGGGCTGAGGCGGCAGAGGATGCAGCCTCCGAAGGCTTCCGTATTTTTGCCCTTGACGGCTGCACGGATCGCTGTGCTACGAAAAAACTTGAGGAAGCCGGGATGCAGGCCGAGGTTTACCTTATGGTTACGGAGCTCGGGATTGAAAAAACCAGGCCTTCGGACGTGAAGCCCGAATATGTGGAAAAAATAATACGTGCGATAAGAAATGCCTGA